Part of the Sporosarcina sp. FSL K6-2383 genome is shown below.
TCACCAGGCTGTGCTGGCAAATATTGACCAAGGAACTCCTTGAAATTACGCTCACCAATAAAACAAATGCCTGTAGAATCTTTTTTCGTTGCAGTTGTTAGCCCTGCTTCGACTGCTTTTTCACGCACTAAACTTTTATCCATATGTCCGATTGGGAACATCACTTTTTGTAGTTGCTCCTGTGACAGCTGATTGAGGAAATACGTTTGATCTTTATTTTCATCTTTCCCACGTAGCATAGACACGCCGCCTTCGACTTCAACGACTTGTGCATAGTGGCCAGTTGCCAAATAATCCGCACCGAGACTCATCGCGTGCTCTAGGAAGGCTTTGAATTTAATTTCTTTATTACACATAACGTCTGGGTTTGGTGTACGTCCTGCTTTATATTCTTCTAGGAAATACGTAAAGACTTTGTCCCAATATTGTTTTTCGAAATTAACCGCGTAGTACGGGATACCAATCTCATTGCACACACTGATGACATCTTCATAATCCTCGGTTGCCGTGCAGACACCAAATTCGTCTGTATCGTCCCAATTTTTCATGAAGATGCCGATGACATCATACCCTTGTTCTTTTAATAGAAGTGCCGCAACGGATGAGTCCACGCCGCCTGACATACCGACGACGACCCGTGTATCCGCTGGTGCTTTTGCTGTTCTCATATGTTTTTCATCCTTTTTATCTTTATTCTACTGTGTTCATTTCACTAGTCGTTTAACAATGCTTGCAGTTGTTTCTGCCGCTTTTTTTATCTTCATTTCATCTAGACCTAAGCCAAAGCTGAAACGTACTGAATTACGCAGCTTTGGAGAGCCTTCCCCAAACATGGCTGTCAAAACATGCGAAGGATCAAGTGAACCCGCCGTACATGCTGAGCCACTTGAGACAGCAATTCCCGCTATATCGAGATTGACGAGTAGTGATTCGATTTCCGTTCCTGGAAAGCTAATATTGAGGACATGTGGCAGTTTTTCAACATCGGTAGAAACATTCATCATGTATGAAACATCCTGTTCATCAAATAAGCTCGTTAATATATCCTCGTATTTCTTATACTGGTCGGCATTTTGCGCCATTGCCTGTCCAGCAATCGTGACCGCTTCCGCAAAAGCGACGATTGCTGGAATATTTTCTGTACCGGCACGTCTCTTGCGTTCTTGTTCCCCACCGAATAATAAAGATGTCGTATCGGTCCCTTTACGTTGATAAAGAAAACCAATACCTTTAGGACCGTTCAGTTTATGAGCTGAAACGGATAATAAATCGACACCGAGTTCATCCACATCCAGCTCAATAAGCCCGTATGCTTGTACAGCATCCGTATGAAATTTTGCCTGATGCTCTTTCAGTAATTCGCCAATCTCACGGATTGGTTGAATAGTTCCTACCTCGTTATTGCCGTACATAACCGAAACCAAAATCGTTCGATCTGTCAAAGCGTTTTTCACTTGCTCTACAGTAATTTGTCCATTGCGATCCACATCTAAATATGTCACATCGTAGCCAAGCATCTCCAGTTGTTTGCATGGATTTAACACAGCATGATGTTCGATTGTCGTCGTAATAATATGGTCTCCTTTGTCTTTCATCGCCAAAGCCGTACCGAAAATAGCGGTATTATCTGCTTCTGTACCGCCTGATGTAAAAATGATTTCCGTTGACTCTGCATGAATCGACTGTGCCAATGTTTTCCGCGCATTATCTAGCCATTTTCTCGCTTCCCTACCATAGCTATGAATACTCGAAGGATTGCCAAAAATCGTTTGTTGCAATTTATGTTGCGTTGAGCTGACAGCCGGATGGACTGGCGTCGTCGCCGCATGGTCTAAGTATATTGATGTCATTTTTAAGAAAACTCCTTTAAATGTAGAACATATAACTATCTTGATCCGATTCCTTACCCGCTTCCATTAAGTCCTGAATCGTTGTCGTATCGAGCACACTGCGTACAGCCTCTCCAATACGATGCCAAAGCGCTTGCTGTGGAACATCAGTTTCTTCCAATCCTTCAACAAGCTGAATCGGACCTTCAAGGATACGGATCACATCTCCAGCAGTAATTTCGGTTGGTTGCTTTGCAAGCATATAGCCTCCGTATGCTCCACGAACACTTTTCACGATACCACTGTTACGTAGTGGTGGGATTAGCTGTTCAAGATAAGCCTCCGATAATTCCTGTTCCTCAGCAATTTTCCTCAACGGTACTGGACCTTCCCCATACTTGCGGCCAAGCTCCACAACAATTGTCAATCCATAGCGTCCCTTTGTCGAAATCTTCATCTAATAAACCCCGTCCTTTTCTTACGTTTACTTCAAAATAGTATAACATAAATGGTGATCCGCTAGCTTGAAATGACTTCCTTTCATCCTATGTTGTATACTAGTGGAACTGATGTACGAGGAGCGATTATATGCATAATGAACCTTTGGCGTATCGTATGCGCCCTAGAAATATTGATGAAATTGCTGGGCAGAAAGAAATTATCGGCGAGCAGACAGCGTTGTACCGGATGATTAAAAACGGTCACGTGCCTTCAATGCTCTTGTACGGCGAACCCGGGATCGGCAAAACTTCACTAGCGCATGCTATTGCGGGTACAAGTGATTTGCCTTTCATCGCCATGAACGCGACGGTGTCTGGTAAAAAAGATGTAGAAAGTGTTGTAGCGGAATCACGAATCACCGGGAAGGTGCTTTTATTTCTCGATGAAATTCATCGGTTCAATAAATTACAACAGGACACCTTGCTGCCCCATGTTGAAAGTGGAGCCATTGTATTGATCGGTGCAACGACAGAAAATCCATACCATGACGTTAATCCAGCCATTCGTTCGAGATGTGGTGAAATTCGACAATTATCCCGATTGGAGCCTGAGGATTTGTTGGAGGTCCTTCACAATGCGTTGACGGATGAAGAACGTGGTCTTGGCAAAATGTCCATCGACATAACAGACGAGCAAATCGCATTAATTGCTGAGGGTGTCAATGGGGATGCGCGCAAAGCATTAACCGTTCTTGAATCAGTTATTTCTGCAAGTGATGAAACAGACGGAAAAACCATCATCGAGGACTGGCTCATTGAAAATTTACTCGGTCGTATTGGTTTGTTTGGTGATAAAAAAGGCTCGCATTTTTATAATTTATTATCTGCGTTGCAAAAATCGGTGCGTGGTAGTGATGTCAATGCTGCTATGTACTACTTGGCCAATTTGCTAGAGATTGGTGATTTGGTAGCCGTGTCTAGAAGATTACTAGTGATGGCTTACGAGGACGTCGGATTGGCCTCCCCTGAAGTTGGTCCACATGTCCTAGCGGCGACAGAAGCTGCCGTTCGACTCGGTATGCCTGAAGCTCGTATCCCTCTGGCCAACGCCGTCATTGAAATGTGCCTTGCCTCCAAATCGAATTCAGCATATAAAGCATTCGATGCCGCCGTAAAGGCTATTAACGAAGGTAAAACAGGAGACATCCCCCTTCATTTACGTGATGCTCATTACGCTGGGGCAGCTGAGCTCGGACATGTCGGCTACAAATACCCGCATGACACACCTCTCGGCTCGTTCGGTGGCTGGACCAATCAACAATACTTACCCGACAAACTTGTAGGCACTGAGTTCTACAAGCCCGTCAACGCCGGCGAGGAAAAGAAATTGGCTGCGATTTATGAAAAACTAAAGGAATTCCGCAAGAAAAAATAGGATAATAAAGAACCTCTCATTTTACTAATAATGAGAGGTTCTTTGCATGAGGTTATCTAATTCATTGCGCTGCAGTGTCTACTACTTTTACTGGGAGCTTGACAGGCTCTACATGATCATATTTGCTATAAACTGCCGTCATCGTTTGCTTCGTGCGCTTTGAATTACCGTTGAGTTCCGTTATTGAATACGCTGTTGTATCCAGCGAAAGCTTGAAATCAGTTGTATAGAATGTATTGATATCAATACCGATCACAATCTCGAATTTATTGATAAACGCGTATTCCCCACTAATGTCATCCACTCCAGACACTAGCTTTTGGAATTTTTCATATTGCTCCCTCGACATTGGCAGCCTTAAATTATAACCGTAGTCAATTGGTTCCAACTCGAAATCATCTGCAAATGTATCGAAAAAGGACAGGTTTAACGTTGGATTCACTTCCTCTACCAGTGCGCCGAACATTTCCGAAAGTGTACCAGAAGTCAATTCATCTAACGTTTTTGTTGAATCTTTCTCGATGAAAATACGGTCATTCATTTTATAAACATTTGCTTCCCACTTCTCTTGATCGCTCGTACTAACTAGTAATCGTTGCTTGAACGTTTCCGGATGTAAAGTAGCGTCGGAAATAAAATCATATTTCGTAGACATTCTAGCCAGTGGTACTGATGTCTGCCAAAAATCTTCATAAGTAACTGTAGTATGTACACTTTGCAATTCACTTGCAGCTACTTTTGCTTTTTCAAAAACCTCTTGAGCTGTTAAATTCTCCTTAGCCGCTGCATTGCCGCATGCGGACAAAACGAGCGCTAGAACACCAGCAGTCGCTATCTTCCAAACATTTTTCACATTGAGACTTCCTTTCTTCCAAACATACAATCATTTTACTGTACTCTAGACAAAATCTAAAGCAAAACATTATCCTCCTTACTAGAACGATCGCCAAGTAAAGTTTGTTCCTTCAGTCGCTAAAGCAAAAAATGTCTGTATATCGAAAATCTATGTGATTTAAATCACATAACCCACCTATTAATAATGTTATTGTAATAAAAATCATTAACACTATTCCGACAATAATAGATTCGGAGCATTCCTGCTACAATCGCTTTTCATTTTTTAATACTTTTTCATATCGCTAGACAAGTTTTTACAACCAAAAGGAGGAAATTATGTTGATGGATATTCCGAAAATGATTATCGGGCATATGACGCCCAGAATCCCAGTTATGCAAGGAGGGATGGGGGTTAGGGTTTCACTGAGCGGACTAGCTTCTGCTGTAGCAAATGCCGGAGGGATTGGTACGATTTCAGGGACAGGTATTTCCACCGATTCACTTCGAAGTCACATTCGGCGCGCTAGAGAACTGACGAACGGTAATGGCTATATCGGTGTAAACGTCTTGTTTGCGATGACTGATTTTGCGGAGAACATCAAAGCAGCAATGGAGGAAAAAGTAGATTTCATCATTTCAGGCGCTGGTATTTCACGTGATATGTACAGTTGGGGAAAGGAATATAATGTGCCTGTTATCTCAATTGTATCCTCAGCGAAACTTGCAAAGCTCTCTGAGAGGCTAGGTGCTTCCGCTGTTGTTGTAGAAGGTCGTGAAGCTGGCGGACACTTGGGGACAGACAGGGCATTATTCGATGTTCTTCCAGAGGTGACGGAATCAGTCGGCATTCCTGTCATCGCGGCAGGCGGTATCATTCATGGTGAAGATATCGCAAGAGCTGTCCAACTCGGCGCTGCCGGCGTCCAAATGGGGACACGCTTTGTTGCCAGTAACGAATGCGATGCACATCCCGCCTTTAAGCAAATGTATGTCGATTGCAATGAAGGAGATACCGTCCTCGTCAAAACAACTGTCGGCTTGGAAGGACGTGCCATTCGTAATCCATTTACCGATTTAATTTATGGTGATAAAAAAGTGAAGATAAAAAAATGTTACAACTGTTTAAAGCAATGTTCATATCGTTTTTGTACACTCGACTCGTTGAAACATGCCGTAGACGGTGATGTTGATAACGGCTTAGTCTTCGCAGGCTCAAGAGTTCATGAGATTAAAGAAATATTTTCTGTCCAAACAATTATGGATAATTTAATGAATGAATTCAAACTAGCTAAAAAGCTTATCTGATAGAGGTCAATTAAAAGAAGCTCCCTACAACCGCGATAAAACGGTAGTGTAGGGAGCGATTGATTCAATGAAACACAATCGTTTTATTGTTTTCAACGAGGATACGATCTTCAAGATGCCATTTGACTGCTTTCGCAAGAACACGACGCTCAATTTGGCGACCGATTTTCTTTAATTCAATAACATCGTCACGATGATCGACACGCTCGATATCTTGCTCGATTATTGGGCCTTCATCGAGATCATTCGTCACATAATGAGATGTTGCACCAATGATTTTGACCCCTCGGCTATGAGCACGCTCATATGGTTTTGCACCGATAAATGCCGGTAGGAAGGAATGATGGATATTAATGATTTGGTTCGGAAAATGTTCGACGAATTCTGGTGTCAGAATCTGCATATAACGAGCAAGAATGAGTAAATCAACATCATATTGCTCCATCAAACGAATCTGTTCTTCTTCCACTTGTTTACGGATATCCTTATTTGCTGGTATATAATGAAAAGGAATGCCAAACGCTTCTACCATGTCACGGGCATCCTCATGGTTACTTATGATAACGACGATATCCGTTTCTAAATCACCATTTTGCCATTCCCATAAAAGCTCCATCAAACAATACGGTTCTTTTGATACGAAAATAGCTGTTCGCTTACGTTCATGTCCATAAGCGAAATGATAGTCCATCGAATGCCTGATGGCAATTTCCTCGAAATCCTTCTCCATCTGTTTCGATTTCTTTATGAGATCCTCACTATGAAATTCAATGCGGATAAAAAACATGCCGCCTTCCGGATCATTGGAATACTGACTTGATTCAACGATATTCGATTGGTGGTCAAATAAAAATTTTGATAATACGGATACAATTCCAGGTTTATCGGGACATTTAACGAGAAGGCGCCCCCTATTTTCATGTTGCTTTTCTTTTTGTTCCACATTTTGTTTACTAAACACTTTTTGCACATCCTATTGTAGATTATTTTTATTCTCCAGTATGAAGGATTTTGATTGATAGTGCAATGAATCTTCATAAATTAATAGTTTGTTCGGATGTTAAACCAAAAATCGTAACCTTTTCCCTAATATTCCGTCTAATGATTAATGGAAGGAGGATCTTATTTTGAATAAAACCATTTCTATTTTAACGTTATCTGTGCTATGTATTTTAATAACAGCGTGTAGTGCTAATAGCTCTGAAGACAAAGCTATAGTTGAATCTGAGACAATGTCAAATGAAGTAGCCATGATGGACCAAGACCAATCAGGTGGAGAAGCTACATCAGCAGGTGCGCAGGTGAAAGAAAGCTCAACAGATCGGATGATTATTCATCAGGCGCAATTACAAGTGAAAGTGAAGAAATTTGAAGAAGCGCAGCTGAAGATTGAAAGGAAAGTTGCTGACTATGGAGGCTATCTTGTCGAATCCAATGTGTATCGGTCAGATGACGAAGCTGTTAGCGGTACGATGATTGTTCGAATTCCAGAGAAACACTTCCAATCTTTTTTAAAGGATACTGAAGAAGCAGCAACTATATTAGAACGCAATATAACAGGTCAGGATGTAACAGAACAATATGTAGATTTACAATCCAGAGTGACATCTAAACGTGCTGTAGAGGCTCGCCTGCTTGATTTTATGAGTAAGGCACAAAAGACGGAGGATTTATTGAAGATTTCTACTGATTTAGCTAAAGTCCAAGAAGAAATTGAATTGATTGTCGGCAAGATGAATTACCTTGAGAATCAAACCTCTTATTCTACAATAAAAATTTCCATGTTTGAAGATCGTGTTATTGTTCCTATATTGGATAAGAATAATTTAAATACTTGGGATAAAACAAAAAAACAACTAGCGACTAGCACCAACTTCATGTTAGCAGCTGGATCAGGCTTGATTGTATTTTTCATCGGGAATTTACCAGTGATTATGCTGCTATCGCTCATTGGTATAGGCATTTATTTGATTATCAAAAGAAAAAAACTTCCTAAGGACTGAATCCATATCAAAAATCTCCCGATGTATTTTACATCGGGAGATTTTCACTTATTGCTTGTCCTTCACGCGCTGAATCGGGATATCCGCGACAATGTCATTGACGACCCAACTAGCGCAAACTAGCCCTGCGACTGAAGGGACAAATGCATTGGAAGCTGGAGGCATTTTGGCTTTACGAATTTGTGCTTCTGGTTTACCAACTGTACCAACAACGTCTTCCCTTACTACAACTGGACTTTCATCGGAAAAGACGACAGGAACACCCTTGTGAATACCTTCTTTGCGCAAACGTAGGCGAATCACTTTGGCAATTGGATCGGTATGCGTTTTCGAAATATCCGCAATTCGGAATCGTGTTGGATCCATTTTGTTTGCTGCACCCATGCTTGAAATGATTTTTACATCACGAGCGACACATTCCTTGATAAGGTGAATTTTGTAGGCAATTGTATCTGACGCGTCAATGACATAATCAAGGTTGTAACTGAAAAACTCTTCAGCTGTCTCCTCTGTATAAAACATATGTAGTGAAATCACTTCACAGTCTTTATTTATATCAGCAATACGTTCCTGCATAAGTTCTGTTTTCGAGCGACCAATCGTTGATAAAAAAGCAATATTTTGACGATTAATATTAGTAATATCAACATTGTCCTTATCGACTAGTATGATCCGACCAATACCACTTCTTGCGCAAGCTTCTGCTGCGAATGAGCCTACTCCTCCAACACCAAGTATCGCGACTGTCATGTCACGCATACGTTGTACACCTTCTGTACCAATTGCTAATTCATTGCGTGAAAATTGATGCAACAAGTTAATTCCGCCTTCCATTAATTGAATGAATAAAATTTTACCCAAGAAAAAACCTCTCCGCACATGCGCCAGAGAGGGTTATGAGTTAAGTAAGAACAAATCCCGAATGTGCCGTCTTTGTAGTATCGTTTTGAACCTGCAAATTCAGCAGGTGGGTGTCCTATCTGATTACTTTGACGTCCCCCGAAGAAGGCGTGTCATCCTAACCAAAACACAGGCTCCCGACGATAGAATGTTCGGTCAAAACTGATTGGCAAACAACGAACACTCCAGGATTCGTATTACCGTAATGGTATCATATATTGACAGGCAATTCAATAATTTTACTAGAAGTAATTTTAACCAACTACATAAAATGATATGAAAATCTTATTGAATCCTACTATGGCTCTATGGAAGAATTGAAAACATCCTTCCACAGAGATGCCTGTAACACTACTTTTTTTACTTCTTCTTCGACATCACGAGAATGCCAAGTTCGGCGAGTTGGCCGTCATCTACACGGTCTGGTGCTGCTGTTAGCAAGCAGCTTGCGCTTGCTGTTTTCGGGAATGCAATCGTATCGCGTAAGTTCGTTGAACCCGCGAGTAGCATAACAATTCGGTCTAGACCAAATGCCAAGCCACCATGTGGAGGCGTTCCGTAATCAAATGCGTCGAGTAAGAAACCGAATTGTTCTTGAGCTTGTTCTTGCGTAAAGCCAAGCGCTTCGAACATTTTTTCCTGAACATCCCGTTCGTAAATACGTAGGGATCCACCACCAAGCTCATAGCCGTTCAACACAAGGTCATACGCAAGTGCTTTAACTGTTTCAGGGCTTGTCACCAGTTCTTCTACATCAGCTGGCATTGTGAATGGGTGATGCGCTGCAGAGTAGCGACCTGCTTTTTCGTCGTATTCAAATAGCGGCCATTCTGTAACCCATAGGAAATTGAATTTTGATTCATCGATTAAGTTATGGTCTTTACCAAACTTAGAGCGAAGTGCACCAAGTGTATCAGCTACAACACTCTTCTTATCCGCTACGAATAACAGTAAGTCGCCCACTTCAGCA
Proteins encoded:
- a CDS encoding tRNA threonylcarbamoyladenosine dehydratase; this translates as MLHQFSRNELAIGTEGVQRMRDMTVAILGVGGVGSFAAEACARSGIGRIILVDKDNVDITNINRQNIAFLSTIGRSKTELMQERIADINKDCEVISLHMFYTEETAEEFFSYNLDYVIDASDTIAYKIHLIKECVARDVKIISSMGAANKMDPTRFRIADISKTHTDPIAKVIRLRLRKEGIHKGVPVVFSDESPVVVREDVVGTVGKPEAQIRKAKMPPASNAFVPSVAGLVCASWVVNDIVADIPIQRVKDKQ
- a CDS encoding nitronate monooxygenase yields the protein MDIPKMIIGHMTPRIPVMQGGMGVRVSLSGLASAVANAGGIGTISGTGISTDSLRSHIRRARELTNGNGYIGVNVLFAMTDFAENIKAAMEEKVDFIISGAGISRDMYSWGKEYNVPVISIVSSAKLAKLSERLGASAVVVEGREAGGHLGTDRALFDVLPEVTESVGIPVIAAGGIIHGEDIARAVQLGAAGVQMGTRFVASNECDAHPAFKQMYVDCNEGDTVLVKTTVGLEGRAIRNPFTDLIYGDKKVKIKKCYNCLKQCSYRFCTLDSLKHAVDGDVDNGLVFAGSRVHEIKEIFSVQTIMDNLMNEFKLAKKLI
- a CDS encoding DUF6612 family protein; amino-acid sequence: MKNVWKIATAGVLALVLSACGNAAAKENLTAQEVFEKAKVAASELQSVHTTVTYEDFWQTSVPLARMSTKYDFISDATLHPETFKQRLLVSTSDQEKWEANVYKMNDRIFIEKDSTKTLDELTSGTLSEMFGALVEEVNPTLNLSFFDTFADDFELEPIDYGYNLRLPMSREQYEKFQKLVSGVDDISGEYAFINKFEIVIGIDINTFYTTDFKLSLDTTAYSITELNGNSKRTKQTMTAVYSKYDHVEPVKLPVKVVDTAAQ
- the purU gene encoding formyltetrahydrofolate deformylase gives rise to the protein MFSKQNVEQKEKQHENRGRLLVKCPDKPGIVSVLSKFLFDHQSNIVESSQYSNDPEGGMFFIRIEFHSEDLIKKSKQMEKDFEEIAIRHSMDYHFAYGHERKRTAIFVSKEPYCLMELLWEWQNGDLETDIVVIISNHEDARDMVEAFGIPFHYIPANKDIRKQVEEEQIRLMEQYDVDLLILARYMQILTPEFVEHFPNQIINIHHSFLPAFIGAKPYERAHSRGVKIIGATSHYVTNDLDEGPIIEQDIERVDHRDDVIELKKIGRQIERRVLAKAVKWHLEDRILVENNKTIVFH
- a CDS encoding cysteine desulfurase family protein, producing the protein MTSIYLDHAATTPVHPAVSSTQHKLQQTIFGNPSSIHSYGREARKWLDNARKTLAQSIHAESTEIIFTSGGTEADNTAIFGTALAMKDKGDHIITTTIEHHAVLNPCKQLEMLGYDVTYLDVDRNGQITVEQVKNALTDRTILVSVMYGNNEVGTIQPIREIGELLKEHQAKFHTDAVQAYGLIELDVDELGVDLLSVSAHKLNGPKGIGFLYQRKGTDTTSLLFGGEQERKRRAGTENIPAIVAFAEAVTIAGQAMAQNADQYKKYEDILTSLFDEQDVSYMMNVSTDVEKLPHVLNISFPGTEIESLLVNLDIAGIAVSSGSACTAGSLDPSHVLTAMFGEGSPKLRNSVRFSFGLGLDEMKIKKAAETTASIVKRLVK
- a CDS encoding DUF4349 domain-containing protein codes for the protein MNKTISILTLSVLCILITACSANSSEDKAIVESETMSNEVAMMDQDQSGGEATSAGAQVKESSTDRMIIHQAQLQVKVKKFEEAQLKIERKVADYGGYLVESNVYRSDDEAVSGTMIVRIPEKHFQSFLKDTEEAATILERNITGQDVTEQYVDLQSRVTSKRAVEARLLDFMSKAQKTEDLLKISTDLAKVQEEIELIVGKMNYLENQTSYSTIKISMFEDRVIVPILDKNNLNTWDKTKKQLATSTNFMLAAGSGLIVFFIGNLPVIMLLSLIGIGIYLIIKRKKLPKD
- a CDS encoding Rrf2 family transcriptional regulator, yielding MKISTKGRYGLTIVVELGRKYGEGPVPLRKIAEEQELSEAYLEQLIPPLRNSGIVKSVRGAYGGYMLAKQPTEITAGDVIRILEGPIQLVEGLEETDVPQQALWHRIGEAVRSVLDTTTIQDLMEAGKESDQDSYMFYI
- the mnmA gene encoding tRNA 2-thiouridine(34) synthase MnmA produces the protein MRTAKAPADTRVVVGMSGGVDSSVAALLLKEQGYDVIGIFMKNWDDTDEFGVCTATEDYEDVISVCNEIGIPYYAVNFEKQYWDKVFTYFLEEYKAGRTPNPDVMCNKEIKFKAFLEHAMSLGADYLATGHYAQVVEVEGGVSMLRGKDENKDQTYFLNQLSQEQLQKVMFPIGHMDKSLVREKAVEAGLTTATKKDSTGICFIGERNFKEFLGQYLPAQPGEMKTMDGEVVGRHDGLMYYTIGQRHGLGIGGAGDPWFVFGKDLASNVLLVGQNFHNEALFSDSLTAIDVGFSTVRALPTTFSCTAKFRYRQPDTNVTVELTGDGTAIVTFAQPVRAITPGQAVVFYDGDECLGGGTIDTVIKNGMQLEYVG
- a CDS encoding replication-associated recombination protein A, whose amino-acid sequence is MHNEPLAYRMRPRNIDEIAGQKEIIGEQTALYRMIKNGHVPSMLLYGEPGIGKTSLAHAIAGTSDLPFIAMNATVSGKKDVESVVAESRITGKVLLFLDEIHRFNKLQQDTLLPHVESGAIVLIGATTENPYHDVNPAIRSRCGEIRQLSRLEPEDLLEVLHNALTDEERGLGKMSIDITDEQIALIAEGVNGDARKALTVLESVISASDETDGKTIIEDWLIENLLGRIGLFGDKKGSHFYNLLSALQKSVRGSDVNAAMYYLANLLEIGDLVAVSRRLLVMAYEDVGLASPEVGPHVLAATEAAVRLGMPEARIPLANAVIEMCLASKSNSAYKAFDAAVKAINEGKTGDIPLHLRDAHYAGAAELGHVGYKYPHDTPLGSFGGWTNQQYLPDKLVGTEFYKPVNAGEEKKLAAIYEKLKEFRKKK